Proteins encoded in a region of the Phaenicophaeus curvirostris isolate KB17595 chromosome 20, BPBGC_Pcur_1.0, whole genome shotgun sequence genome:
- the CNTRL gene encoding centriolin isoform X1: MKKGSVRKALFRKPQTSASRTPSPMSPVSSSTRSPSPLSQQTSPSARRSTELEHQHLNITAQNIKDAFEYENGVSPGVRYITEPLIKGLSKQENLACITTLNLSSPKEGEKKFKYIENLEKCSKLEVLNLSRNQIEKIDKLEKLIKLRELNLSCNKISKLEGIEHMQNLQKLNLAGNEIEHIPVWAGKKLRSLRVLNLKQNKVSSLHEIAKLKPLQDLTSLFLADNPVVSLPHYRLYTIFHLRALECLDGQPVTNHDRQKALERFNLEEVEKLERELENTLKEIENLKLNESKVLEQLHHQDEVNRSLKEKTLQQKQSYESLQRDLDTKNELLVYWFVTVPFPQSLYSSLKLKQKTMELTRACQKQYELEQELAFYKIDAKFEPLNYFPSEDVELDNVPGESPYIGKARYKRNMFIREGWIANKAQQMETGKMQLDQDDFYREPQLKSQLQALDELLEDKEKKIDSAQRRLEELQSAIGNAEQQVLEVTGELQQLERALAQKKVLQGTKEELEQQLSEKIQALHQLRKEALELEEQIEKLQREAGKKQKELEDLQSSLALLSPEDPRHAHMKAQRASREQQFEVMNKHCKQLESRLDEMLSRIAKETEEIRDLEQQLTDGQIATNEALKRDLESIITGLQEYLGSVKCQAKRANDECKELQKDKESLLQRLADLEEERNKLEIVAMDAENMRKEITMLEGALQEQREINDSLRDAQGNISAYEAELEAQLRDRDAEASQQKEELERLKQLSQIELSALQAELEKERQALENALTKAQLAEEKEQQNNKLLSQFKQLQGDNNHLKQQLKDLQNQLNHVVGNLIHPEEVLAHINEVKEKLQTGVGEIKYQNSADVLGKSFTNLQKEFNDILAEARRGKEKARARERQLKEEVVSWQERLEEAQEKYKQVKAENRQNKNKVHQLENEIQHLHEKIKSMEEIQGLADQQLQEADEEKETILAQLEELEKRKKVEEARAQIQFVSLDKELKELKRAIVTSDKLAATELSIAKNQLKALHGTVLRINQERAEEIEEAEEFCAEAARAARDLARAEAEIELLQQLLKEKEEQLRRELEKAGEKSVASSSQKLEIDRLNEAMEQQKAEIDRLRCFLGNIGTGNKDEIDNLQDEIAALKNVLSDQNDYITSIADPLKRRGYWCYMPSPQASTAASQSTKDSGVCLVCSGTSAPQRGCSEDRQCRKEGLPGQGGCWVYSPVRSRLYKTNPGTDKRVKEDSERNEETGVPQPPAFVPPAGTVIYTVLPDGAPVPQGTAVYGPPPAAPSGGCVAPGSVIYGPPPVGAQVVCGPLPPSFTVPLIPVGVLHCNVPEHHDLESEVSRLEDTVYYLKSRKYKEKWSEAAEHKYRKEVQKLNQNIEELLQEREELEHEIVELQRAAQKRDKRKAFIEGYTDNLIAELQLEKSLKHHEDIADEIECIEKTLLKRRAELREADRLLSEAAVELESTRGKTKDTIQKYNRAKQHLSCTETEAKELERRAQETAIKLVKADQQFRLLQADTRDLEQRKREQEGNLKEITKLVAAKDTEFQSLNLKIEMLTESLQKLQGDVKIAAGNEEHHFQILREAENLIQGKKTELERLKDQVTAQQQELLFLEQQLNQRKEELHVVQDCISQKKGDLKEALRDGEAEVNEKLRQIREIKVLLEELNAERKELDIQITEKRAQLSFIKKDIGEEEENLQGVLGQITRHKIELKHVLEMLELENNELQGLKLQHDQKVDELEKTQAAILEEKLKLENIQRLFQSQQGEVDRQERLLEKDRQENEHLASQMCALQNNIEALNKEKEKLGEDCQNLEKKLLQTRRDLTASEESSRAVLSSVEKMGLDVKNLEQEIDLLNKQKKLLNGDIVVVQKHLQEKKEELEALKRELNGSRQQLQLVVQDLENNSRHQEELLREQAALKEEIRQYLKKRKDCQEMQRKREDQLQQLQKEIEEKEGELAKQEAILHHLKQNAEHEGRKLEEYTANMKDEKMLLEKEVTYQQKKLEQAMAKVKLTEENLRKLEREESQRAALEETVRKSKHQLSEKELQLQQKTREIQALQRELEVSKSELNHLQDQMASERKKAQKHISSLKGAMKIQRVRLERKLHEQKHENNCVQSDTAAAEQVEHSNHDRGRRGTKDRGQSQQDYVDPQTQVKTQDDLEKRQREIEDAATLLKLEVEDEIRTEFKSSSLSCLEPLEDLEASAEAEGSLLCGSDHWEETSPFAAADKRLLSLEEKLNFSKVFLLKDEQWRGEALREKLQQYEDRLKAQLRHCLSKQVEVLIRGKRQTEGTLHSLQRQVDALDDLVSSTSSESQFLSYSCSLPSLHDAVRLTKPQAALGHFPHVPACGEHLGEGQR, translated from the exons ATGAAGAAAGGCTCAGTCAGAAAAGCATTATTTAGAAAACCACAGACGTCAGCTTCTCGAACACCTAGTCCAATGTCTCCTGTCAGTTCAAGTACCAGATCGCCGTCTCCTCTTAGCCAACAAACATCTCCATCTGCTCGCAGAAGCACGGAGCTGGAGCACCAACATCTCAATATTACAGCACAAAATATAAAAGATGCTTTTGAGT aTGAAAATGGTGTTAGTCCAGGAGTCAGGTACATCACCGAACCCCTTATAAAAGGCCTTTCCAAACAGGAAAATCTGGCATGTATAACCACACTGAACCTTTCTTCCccaaaggagggggaaaagaaatttaag TACATTGAAAACTTAGAAAAGTGCTCTAAACTAGAGGTACTAAATCTTAGTAGGAACCAAATAGAGAAGATTGATAAGCTGGAAAAACTGATAAAGCTGCGTGAACTCAATTTGTCTTGCAACAAAATCAG taaacttGAAGGTATAGAACACATGCAGAATCTACAAAAGCTCAACCTTGCAGGGAATGAGATAGAGCATATTCCTGTGTGGGCAGGGAAGAAACTGCGGTCCCTGCGTGTCCTTAATTTGAAACAGAATAAAGTATCATCA CTCCATGAAATAGCTAAACTAAAGCCGCTACAGGACCTGACTTCTCTGTTCCTTGCTGATAACCCAGTTGTGAGCCTGCCTCACTACCGCTTGTACACAATATTCCACCTGCGAGCACTGGAATGCTTGGATGGACAGCCGGTGACAAATCATGACAGGCAGAAAGCTCTGGAGAGGTTTAATTTAG aagaggTAGAAAAATTGGAAAGAGAGTTGGAAAACACATTAAAGGAGATAGAGAACCTTAAACTTAATGAGTCCAAAGTCCTTGAGCAGCTTCACCATCAGGATGAGGTCAACAGATCATTAAAGGAAAAGACtttgcagcagaaacaaagctATGAAAGCctgcaaagggacctggacaCCAAAAATGAATTG cTGGTGTATTGGTTTGTCACAGTTCCCTTTCCGCAGAGTCTTTATTCCTCACTAAAG TTAAAGCAGAAGACAATGGAGCTAACCCGAGCTTGCCAGAAGCAGTATGAATTGGAGCAGGAACTGGCATTTTATAAGATTGATGCAAAATTTGAgccattaaattattttccgTCAGAG GATGTTGAACTTGACAACGTACCTGGTGAAAGCCCATACATTGGTAAGGCCAGGtataaaagaaatatgtttatAAGAGAAGGCTGGATTGCGAACAAAGCTCAGCAGATGGAGACTGGAAAAATGCAGCTAGATCAAGATGACTTCTATAGGGAACCCCAGCTGAAATCACAGCTTCAAGCCCTAGATGAGCTACTGGaggataaagaaaagaagatcGATTCag CACAAAGAAGATTAGAAGAACTGCAAAGTGCAATAGGAAACGCAGAGCAACAAGTTCTGGAAGTAACAGGGGAACTGCAACAACTGGAGCGTGCTCTGGCTCAGAAAAAA GTGTTACAGGGAACCAAGGAAGAGCTGGAACAGCAACTGAGTGAAAAGATACAGGCCCTGCACCAGCTACGCAAGGAAGCTTTAGAGCTGGAAGAACAAATAGAGAAACTGCAAagagaagcagggaaaaaacagaaagagcTTGAAGACTTGCAGAGCTCTCTTGCTTTGCTAAGTCCTGAAGATCCAAGACAC GCACACATGAAAGCTCAAAGAGCAAGCAGAGAACAGCAGTTCGAGGTAATGAACAAACATTGCAAACAGCTTGAGAGTCGCCTGGATGAAATGCTGTCTAGGATTGCCAAGGAAACTGAGGAAATCAGGGACTTGGAACAACAGCTCACGGatg GTCAAATAGCAACAAATGAAGCACTGAAGAGGGATTTAGAAAGCATTATCACTGGATTACAGGAATACCTGGGAAGTGTGAAGTGTCAGGCAAAACGGGCTAATGATGAATGTAAGGAGTTGCAGAAGGATAAAGAATCTTTGCTACAAAGACTGGCAGAtttagaagaggaaagaaacaagcTGGAAATAGTTGCCATGGATGcagaaaatatgagaaaa GAAATTACAATGCTAGAAGGTGCGCTCCAAGAGCAGCGAGAAATAAACGACTCGCTTAGAGATGCGCAAGGGAACATCAGTGCCTATGAGGCTGAACTGGAAGCACAGCTGAGGGACAGAGATGCTGAAGCCAGTCAGCAAAAAGAAGAACTGGAAAGACTAAAACAACTTAGCCAG ATTGAACTGTCAGCCCTGCAAGCTGaactagaaaaagaaaggcaggcGTTGGAGAATGCTCTGACCAAAGCCCAACTagcagaagagaaggaacaACAAAATAATAAGCTACTTTCTCAGTTCAAACAATTGCAG gGAGACAATAATCACTTGAAACAACAGCTTAAAGACCTTCAGAATCAGCTAAACCACGTGGTTGGTAACTTAATTCATCCCGAGGAAGTCTTAGCTCATATAAATGAAGTCAAGGAGAAGCTTCAGACAGGAGTTGGAGAGATTAA atatCAGAATTCAGCTGATGTTTTAGGGAAAAGCTTTACAAATCTGCAGAAAGAATTTAATGACATCCTTGCTGAAGCtcggagaggaaaagagaaagcgCGGGCTAGAGAGAGACAATTGAAGGAAGAAGTAGTGTCCTGGCAGGAAAGACTGGAAGAAGCACAGGAGAAATACAAACAG GTTAAAGCTGAAAACAGGCAGAATAAGAACAAGGTCCATCAGTTAGAGAATGAAATCCAACACttgcatgaaaaaataaagagcatGGAAGAAATTCAGGGCCTTGCTGATCAACAGCTCCAAGAGGCggatgaagaaaaagagacGATTCTTGCTCAACTGGAAGAGTTGGAGAAAAGG aaaaaagtaGAAGAAGCCAGGGCACAAATACAGTTCGTCAGTTTAGATAAAGAACTGAAGGAATTAAAGAGAGCAATTGTCACTTCAGATAAACTGGCAGCCACGGAGCTCTCCATTGCTAAAAATCAGCTGAAGGCTCTTCATGGGACTGTTCTCAGAATTAATCAGGAGCGAGCTGAG GAGATCGAGGAAGCTGAAGAGTTCTGTGCTGAGGCAGCTCGTGCAGCTCGGGATCTTGccagagcagaagcagaaatagaATTGTTACAACAGCTCCttaaggagaaagaagaacaa CTTCGGCGTGAACTGGAGAAAGCTGGTGAGAAGTCTGTGGCATCAAGCTCTCAGAAGCTTGAAATTGATAGGTTAAATGAAGCTATGgagcaacaaaaagcagaaattgaCCGTTTAAGATGTTTTTTGGGTAATATCGGGACAG GTAACAAGGATGAAATTGATAACTTACAAGATGAAATTGCAGCGCTCAAAAATGTGCTTTCGGACCAGAATGATTACATCACCAGCATAGCGGATCCATTGAAAAGAAGAGGATACTGGTGTTACATGCCATCACCACag GCTTCAACTGCTGCTTCTCAGAGCACAAAAGATTCTGGAGTTTGTTTAGTGTGTTCTGGCACATCCGCACCGCAGAGAGGGTGCAGTGAGGACAGGCAGTGCAGGAAGGAGGGCTTGCCCGGCCAAGGAGGATGTTGGGTTTACTCACCAGTCAGGAGTAGGTTGTACAAAACAAATCCTGGTACAG acaaaagagtgaaagaagacagtgaaagaaatgaagaaactgGTGTTCCCCAACCCCCTGCCTTCGTACCACCGGCCGGGACAGTTATTTACACAGTCCTTCCCGACGGCGCCCCTGTACCTCAGGGAACGGCGGTTTACGGgcctcctcctgctgcaccAAGTGGAGGCTGCGTTGCTCCTGGATCTGTTATCTATGGTCCCCCTCCTGTGGGAGCCCAGGTGGTTTGTGGCCCCCTGCCTCCCAGCTTCACTGTCCCGCTCATTCCTGTTGGAGTGCTTCACTGCAACGTGCCTGAACATCATGATTTG GAGAGTGAAGTCTCAAGGCTAGAAGACACTGTGTATTATTTGAAGTCTCGGAAATACAAAGAGAAATGGTCAGAGGCAGCTGagcacaaatacagaaaagaggTGCAAAAATTGAATCAAAACATTGAAGAACTTctgcaggaaagagaagagttGGAACATGAAATAGTGGAACTACAAAGAGCAGCTCAAAAACGTGACAAACGCAA GGCCTTTATTGAAGGGTATACTGACAACCTTATTGCAGAATTGCAGTTAGAGAAGTCTCTTAAACATCATGAAGATATTGCAGACGAAATTGAATGTATCGAGAAGACTCTGCTGAAACGACGAGCAGAGCTTAGAGAGGCAGACAGGCTGCTTTCAGAAGCTGCAGTGGAGCTTGAGAGTACACGGGGTAAA ACTAAAGACACAATTCAAAAGTACAATCGTGCCAAACAGCATTtgtcctgtactgaaactgagGCAAAAGAGCTAGAGCGAAGGGCTCAGGAAACGGCCATTAAACTCGTGAAAGCAGATCAGCAATTCAG GTTGTTACAGGCAGATACAAGGGATTTAGAGCAGCGCAAGAGGGAACAAGAAGGTAATTTGAAGGAAATCACCAAACTGGTGGCTGCAAAAGACACTGAGTTTCAGTCATTAAACCTGAAGATAGAAATGCTAACAGAAAG CCTCCAGAAGCTTCAAGGAGATGTTAAAATTGCAGCAGGTAATGAAGAACATCACTTCCAAATCCTTAGAGAAGCTGAAAACCTCATTCAAGGGAAGAAAACTGAACTGGAAAGATTAAAAGATCAG GTTACTGCTCAGCAACAAGAGCTCTTGTTTCTGGAGCAACAGTTAaatcaaagaaaggaagagctcCACGTCGTTCAAGACTGTATTTCTCAAAAGAAAGGTGACCTCAAAGAAGCTCTTCGAGATGGAGAGGCTGAAGTGAATGAAAAACTGCGCCAAATAAGA GAAATAAAAGTACTTCTGGAAGAGCTGAATGCTGAGAGGAAAGAACTGGATATCCAGATTACTGAGAAGAGAGCTCAGCTTTCCTTCATAAAAAAAGatattggagaagaggaagaaaatcttcaagGGGTACTTGGGCAAATCACCAGGCACAAGATTG AACTAAAGCATGTTCTGGAAATGCTGGAGCTTGAAAATAATGAACTGCAAGGTTTGAAGCTACAACATGACCAAAAGGTCGATGAACTTGAAAAGACTCAGGCTGCAATTCTAGAA GAGAAGTTAAAACTGGAGAATATTCAGAGATTATTTCAGAGTCAGCAAGGGGAAGTGGATCggcaggaacgactgcttgagaAAGACCGTCAGGAAAACGAACATCTGGCTTCTCAAATGTGCGCTCTGCAAAACAATATTGAGGCCttgaataaagaaaaggaaaagcttggGGAAGACTGTCAGAATTTGGAAAAGAAGTTGTTGCAAACCAGAAG GGATTTGACTGCCTCTgaagagagcagcagagctgtgttGTCCAGCGTAGAAAAAATGGGATTGGATGTTAAAAACCTGGAGCAGGAGATCGATCtactgaacaaacaaaaaaaattgctgaatgGAGACATCGTTGTTGTACAGAAGCATCTTCAAG aaaaaaaggaagaacttgAAGCACTGAAAAGAGAATTAAATGGTTCCAGGCAGCAGCTTCAGCTGGTAGTACAG GATTTGGAAAATAATAGCAGGCATCAGGAAGAGTTGCTTAGAGAGCAGGCGGCCCTGAAAGAAGAAATCCGGCAGTACCTAAAGAAGCGTAAGGATTGCCAAGAGatgcagagaaagagggaggaccaattgcagcagctccagaaggagatagaagagaaggaaggagaactTGCCAAACAAGAAGCG ATTCTTCATCACCTCAAGCAGAACGCCGAGcatgaaggaagaaaactggAAGAATATACTGCTAAcatgaaagatgagaaaatgcTATTGGAGAAGGAAGTAACGTATCAACAAAAGAAACTGGAGCAGGCAATGGCAAAAGTAAAGCTGACAGAAGAAAACCTCAGGAAGCTGGAAAGAGAAGAGTCCCAACGTGCAGCACTTGAAGAAACTGTCAGGAAAAGCA AACATCAGCTCTCGGAAAAAGAATTACAGTTACAACAAAAAACCAGAGAAATACAGGCTCTTCAAAGGGAACTAGAAGTCTCCAAGTCTGAGCTGAACCACCTCCAAGATCAGATGGCatcagagaggaagaaagcacaAAAACACATCTCAAGTCTGAAAGGAGCAATGAAAATACAAAGGGTGCGGCTGGAAAGAAAACTGCAC GaacaaaagcatgaaaataacTGTGTGCAGAGTGATACCGCAGCTGCTGAGCAAGTAGAACACAGTAACCATGACCGAGGCAGGCGCGGTACGAAGGACCGTGGCCAGAGCCAGCAGGACTACGTGGATCCCCAGACTCAG GTTAAAACTCAAGACGACctggaaaaaagacaaagggaAATTGAGGATGCAGCAACATTGCTTAAACTGGAGGTTGAAGATGAAATTAGGACAGAGTTCAAATCTTCAAGCCTGTCTTGTCTGGAACCACTGGAAGATTTGGAAGCATCTGCCGAAGCAGAGGGCAGTCTGCTGTGTGGATCAGATCACTGGGAGGAGACCAGCCcgtttgctgctgctgacaaAAGGCTCCTCTCACtagaagaaaagctgaatttttctAAAGTCTTCTTACTG aaggaTGAACAGTGGCGAGGAGAGGCTCTCCGGGAAAAACTGCAGCAGTATGAGGATCGGCTGAAG GCGCAGCTCCGGCACTGCCTGTCCAAGCAAGTGGAAGTGTTGATCCGAGGGAAGCGGCAGACGGAAGGCACCCTGCACAGCCTGCAGCGGCAGGTGGATGCCCTGGATGACCTCGTCAGCAGCACCTCTTCAGAGTCGCAGTTTCTCTCCTACAGCTGCAGCCTGCCCTCCCTTCACGATGCTGTGCGTTTAACCAAGCCCCAG GCTGCTCTGGGGCACTTTCCCCATGTTCCTGCTTGCGGGGAGCATCTCGGCgagggtcagaggtga